In a genomic window of Phenylobacterium koreense:
- a CDS encoding LysR family transcriptional regulator, which yields MRLEDLRTFAAVAQAQGVTGAARRLGVSKSIVSRRLARLEASLNVRLIARTTRGATLTEAGETLHEHAVRITAECEAAVDALSPAGELRGRLRIAAPISYGTLELADVISAFAAAHPGLQVQAAYSDRIVDLVGGGFDVALRVGFLPDSRLMAQRLKAIDGRMVASPAYLAAHGEPVSPEDLINHDMVALGTETWPLRNGGQVISVRPRARFTADSGAGLVAAAIAGLGLALLPDFLADEHIATGRLQVAMRAHPMPQAALFAVRPPAGRAPMKVDAFVRFLRDRLR from the coding sequence ATGAGGCTTGAAGACCTCCGAACCTTCGCCGCAGTCGCCCAGGCCCAGGGGGTAACCGGCGCCGCGCGCCGGCTCGGTGTTTCAAAATCGATCGTCAGCCGGCGTTTGGCGCGGCTGGAAGCGTCGCTGAACGTGCGCCTTATCGCGCGGACCACCCGCGGCGCGACGCTGACGGAAGCGGGCGAAACCCTTCACGAGCACGCGGTCCGTATTACGGCCGAATGTGAAGCCGCCGTGGACGCGCTCTCTCCGGCCGGGGAGCTGCGTGGACGCCTGCGCATCGCCGCGCCCATTTCCTATGGCACGCTAGAGCTAGCGGATGTGATCTCGGCCTTCGCAGCGGCGCATCCGGGTCTGCAGGTGCAAGCCGCATACTCCGACCGTATCGTGGATCTGGTCGGCGGCGGCTTCGACGTGGCGCTACGAGTGGGTTTCCTCCCAGACTCGCGGCTAATGGCCCAACGCCTCAAGGCCATTGATGGGCGGATGGTGGCCAGCCCTGCCTACCTGGCGGCGCATGGCGAGCCGGTGTCTCCCGAAGACCTGATAAACCATGACATGGTCGCTCTGGGAACGGAGACATGGCCGCTGCGAAATGGAGGTCAAGTGATCAGCGTGCGGCCTCGGGCGAGGTTCACAGCCGACAGTGGAGCAGGCCTTGTCGCCGCTGCAATCGCGGGCCTTGGCCTGGCTCTACTTCCGGACTTCCTTGCAGACGAGCATATCGCCACCGGACGCTTGCAGGTCGCCATGAGAGCTCACCCCATGCCGCAGGCAGCACTTTTTGCGGTCCGTCCTCCAGCAGGCCGTGCTCCCATGAAGGTCGATGCGTTCGTCAGATTTCTTCGTGATCGTCTTCGTTGA
- a CDS encoding FMN-dependent NADH-azoreductase: MRNVLVLNSGVSPDSVSRRLVGHAVAVVSTQYEVRLVRRDLAIRPPPHLTPETLAGVRGTPATPAERATRLLSDQFIAELRAADLILIGSPMYNFGLSTALRAWFDHVVRPGETFAYVDGVVRGLVAGKRAIVLESRGGRYMEEPARATDFHEPYIQQLLSFIGVTDVKIIRAEGVGYGAERRAAAIAAAMKEIDALKELAA, translated from the coding sequence ATGCGAAATGTTCTCGTCCTTAACAGCGGCGTGAGCCCAGATTCGGTGTCGCGGCGATTGGTCGGCCACGCAGTGGCGGTGGTCTCGACCCAATATGAGGTCCGGCTGGTGAGACGCGACTTGGCGATCCGTCCGCCCCCACATCTGACGCCGGAGACCCTCGCCGGTGTGAGGGGAACGCCAGCCACCCCCGCCGAGCGGGCGACACGCCTTCTCTCAGACCAGTTCATCGCCGAGCTCAGGGCGGCCGACCTCATCCTGATCGGTTCGCCCATGTATAACTTTGGCCTGTCGACAGCCCTCCGTGCATGGTTCGACCATGTGGTGCGCCCCGGCGAGACCTTCGCCTATGTCGACGGCGTCGTGCGCGGACTGGTGGCGGGCAAGCGGGCGATCGTTCTGGAAAGCCGTGGCGGTCGCTACATGGAAGAGCCCGCGCGGGCGACCGATTTCCACGAGCCCTACATCCAGCAGCTGTTGAGCTTTATTGGCGTGACCGACGTCAAGATCATCCGGGCGGAGGGGGTTGGGTATGGGGCTGAGCGGCGAGCGGCCGCTATAGCCGCAGCGATGAAGGAGATCGATGCGTTGAAGGAGCTTGCCGCGTGA
- a CDS encoding tautomerase family protein, translated as MMPFLNVKLVEGVFTPDQKHEMAKALTDVMVRFEGSEAFREVVWVLIEELHPDGWHIGGRPFEGPKSLKEAMGRVAAMDATITGHPKTRGEWAEAAPPTC; from the coding sequence ATGATGCCATTCCTGAACGTGAAACTTGTCGAAGGCGTTTTCACGCCCGACCAGAAGCATGAGATGGCCAAGGCCCTCACCGACGTGATGGTTCGCTTCGAAGGCTCTGAAGCGTTCCGTGAGGTCGTCTGGGTGCTGATCGAAGAGTTGCATCCCGACGGATGGCACATTGGCGGCCGCCCCTTCGAAGGACCAAAGTCCCTGAAGGAGGCTATGGGGCGCGTGGCGGCCATGGACGCCACCATCACGGGTCATCCCAAGACACGGGGCGAGTGGGCCGAGGCGGCGCCGCCGACCTGCTAG
- a CDS encoding RNA polymerase sigma factor: MSELSVLDRAEPLRQGLAQYFRRRIPDPSEVDDLVQEVFARIVARDSDEPIQHLGGFVFQIAARVLADRGRRRFARKANAHVVFDAERHAEEDFDPYRILAGKQELRAATEALLGLPPRTRRIFILHRLEGRKSREVADQLGISVSAVEKHMVKAMQHLSSVRRGRS; encoded by the coding sequence GTGAGCGAGCTGTCGGTGCTCGACCGAGCCGAACCCCTACGCCAAGGGCTGGCGCAGTATTTCCGACGGCGGATCCCAGATCCCTCCGAGGTCGACGATCTTGTTCAAGAGGTCTTCGCCCGGATCGTCGCTCGCGACAGCGATGAGCCCATTCAGCATCTCGGAGGCTTTGTCTTCCAGATCGCCGCCCGCGTGCTCGCCGATCGAGGACGTCGCCGCTTCGCGCGCAAGGCCAACGCCCACGTAGTATTCGACGCCGAGCGTCATGCCGAAGAGGATTTCGACCCCTATCGCATCTTGGCGGGCAAGCAGGAGCTTCGCGCAGCCACCGAAGCCTTGCTTGGTCTCCCGCCTCGCACACGTAGGATTTTTATCCTGCATCGCCTTGAGGGGCGAAAATCGCGGGAGGTCGCCGATCAACTCGGTATTTCCGTGAGCGCGGTGGAAAAACACATGGTGAAGGCGATGCAGCACCTGAGCTCCGTGCGGCGAGGGAGATCGTGA
- a CDS encoding nuclear transport factor 2 family protein, with the protein MNGIKDGIVAYEVGEAIRRAKSRYCRFVDTKQWEAFERLALPDAPFTFRDVAGEIIQQFASPREMVAASRPLLAGARSLHRVSNSELTWRDDNTVAAIWAMTDRIVFPARDGQGDVSLRGAGHYHELWTRAGDGWRLAELELQRTFLELGPDATATSGAVSLFD; encoded by the coding sequence GTGAACGGCATAAAAGACGGCATCGTCGCCTATGAGGTCGGCGAAGCCATCCGTCGGGCGAAGTCCCGCTATTGCCGTTTCGTCGACACCAAGCAATGGGAAGCGTTTGAACGCTTGGCTCTTCCAGACGCGCCCTTCACCTTTCGTGATGTCGCGGGGGAAATCATCCAGCAATTCGCGTCGCCGCGCGAGATGGTCGCAGCCTCAAGGCCTCTGTTGGCCGGCGCGCGCTCCCTGCATCGCGTGAGCAATTCTGAGCTGACCTGGCGGGACGACAACACGGTCGCCGCAATCTGGGCCATGACGGATCGCATCGTCTTTCCGGCCCGAGACGGCCAGGGGGACGTCAGCCTAAGGGGCGCTGGCCACTATCATGAGCTCTGGACCCGCGCCGGCGACGGCTGGCGGCTCGCGGAGCTGGAATTGCAGCGGACGTTCTTGGAGTTGGGGCCGGACGCTACGGCCACGAGCGGCGCAGTCAGTCTCTTCGACTGA
- a CDS encoding zinc-dependent alcohol dehydrogenase family protein, with product MSRPTMKALVLDRAGGAFREAELDRPVPGPGQVLVRVAASGVNPLDLKIRAGEAAHARHPAPGVLGLDLAGLVEAVGQDVVAFQAGDRVFGMTGGVGGIQGSLATHAAVDARLLAPAPERLTLREAAALPLVSITAWEGLVDRARVEPGQKVLVLGGGGGVGGVAVQIAKAMGAEVFAVDGQEKEALLTELGVVAIDRRRDVHDYVAEHTGGLGFDLVYDTVGGHGLDLSFQAVRRFGHVVSCLGWGTHALAPLSFKAATYSGVFTLLPLLTGEGRAHHGEILREISRLADRGQLRPVLDPTRFVFAEAAAAHDWIAGRRSTGKVVVEISADATDRAAPPLRKGEL from the coding sequence ATGAGCCGTCCCACCATGAAGGCCCTGGTTCTCGACCGAGCCGGGGGGGCGTTTCGAGAAGCCGAGCTTGATCGACCGGTCCCGGGCCCGGGACAGGTTTTGGTCCGTGTCGCAGCCAGCGGCGTGAATCCCCTGGACCTGAAGATCCGCGCCGGCGAAGCCGCGCACGCCAGGCATCCAGCGCCGGGCGTCCTGGGATTGGATCTCGCAGGCCTCGTCGAGGCGGTCGGCCAGGACGTGGTCGCATTCCAGGCAGGAGACCGCGTGTTCGGAATGACCGGCGGCGTCGGCGGTATACAGGGGTCGCTGGCCACCCACGCCGCGGTTGACGCGCGGCTCCTGGCGCCGGCGCCCGAGCGGCTGACGCTCCGTGAGGCCGCCGCCCTGCCGCTCGTTTCGATCACCGCCTGGGAAGGCCTGGTTGACCGGGCCAGGGTGGAGCCGGGTCAGAAAGTTCTCGTCCTTGGGGGTGGCGGCGGCGTGGGCGGCGTCGCCGTTCAGATCGCTAAGGCGATGGGCGCCGAGGTCTTCGCCGTCGACGGCCAAGAAAAGGAGGCGCTGCTGACAGAGCTCGGCGTCGTCGCCATCGATCGTCGACGGGATGTGCATGATTACGTGGCCGAGCACACCGGGGGGCTGGGTTTCGACCTGGTTTATGACACGGTCGGGGGGCATGGTCTGGACCTGTCCTTCCAGGCCGTCCGGCGTTTCGGCCACGTAGTGAGCTGCCTTGGATGGGGGACGCACGCGCTTGCGCCCTTGTCATTCAAAGCCGCCACCTACTCAGGGGTCTTCACCCTTCTGCCGCTGCTTACGGGGGAGGGCCGCGCCCACCATGGCGAAATTCTGCGCGAGATCTCCCGTTTGGCGGACAGGGGGCAGCTTCGCCCGGTCCTTGATCCGACACGCTTTGTTTTCGCTGAGGCCGCGGCCGCGCACGATTGGATCGCCGGCCGGCGATCGACGGGGAAGGTTGTTGTCGAGATCAGTGCTGACGCGACCGACCGCGCCGCCCCACCCCTCAGAAAAGGAGAACTATGA
- a CDS encoding FecR family protein yields the protein MHEVLTLTDLRAMTPDAAAAWLVYRQAEGAGPLDTALLADWLELDPAHLEAWRQANGAWSDFEGAADDEILAALRADARAAGPEQPKWRFSAAVAAAVLVVAVGAMIGVAVQGPQGPAKTPPIAAGSQAPVPYANSQAGPLSFQLADGTRMTLRAGSQAQVALSASQRDVRLVSGRAFFDVAHDTRRPFSVHVADQKVVALGTRFDVQLRPGELQVVLVEGRVSVRAAQVAGAAILLEPGQQLVIREGAKPVVSPADLDEVARWQARYVVFENVTLSEAAAQLNRLGAKQLLVRDPEVGALRITGRFRVGDMEGFGQSLSLLHPVHVVQHGPNQWELVEGR from the coding sequence ATGCACGAAGTCCTGACGCTGACCGACCTGCGCGCAATGACCCCGGACGCCGCGGCCGCGTGGCTGGTCTATCGGCAGGCCGAGGGAGCCGGCCCATTGGACACCGCCTTGCTCGCCGATTGGCTGGAGCTTGATCCGGCGCACCTTGAGGCTTGGCGGCAGGCCAACGGAGCATGGTCCGACTTCGAAGGCGCCGCCGACGACGAGATCTTGGCGGCCTTGAGAGCTGACGCTCGAGCGGCGGGGCCTGAACAGCCGAAGTGGCGCTTCAGCGCGGCTGTGGCCGCTGCAGTGCTGGTGGTGGCCGTCGGGGCGATGATCGGTGTCGCGGTGCAGGGGCCCCAAGGCCCAGCAAAGACGCCACCAATAGCGGCTGGCTCTCAGGCCCCGGTGCCCTACGCGAATTCCCAGGCTGGTCCGCTCTCGTTTCAGTTGGCGGACGGAACACGAATGACCTTGCGTGCCGGCAGCCAAGCCCAGGTGGCGCTGTCGGCCAGCCAACGCGACGTACGCCTGGTGAGCGGGCGCGCGTTCTTTGACGTCGCCCATGATACGCGGCGCCCCTTTTCGGTTCACGTGGCCGACCAAAAAGTCGTGGCGCTCGGGACGCGGTTCGACGTCCAGCTGCGACCGGGTGAGTTGCAGGTCGTGCTGGTCGAGGGACGCGTGTCGGTCCGCGCGGCGCAGGTGGCGGGCGCGGCGATCCTTCTGGAGCCTGGCCAGCAGCTTGTCATCCGAGAGGGAGCGAAGCCCGTGGTGTCGCCAGCCGATCTGGACGAGGTGGCCCGATGGCAGGCGCGCTATGTGGTCTTCGAGAACGTCACTCTTTCCGAAGCCGCCGCTCAACTGAACCGACTTGGGGCCAAACAGCTGTTGGTTCGTGATCCCGAGGTGGGAGCGCTGCGGATCACCGGCCGCTTCCGTGTAGGCGACATGGAGGGCTTTGGTCAGTCGCTATCCCTGCTGCACCCGGTGCACGTCGTGCAACACGGTCCCAACCAATGGGAGCTCGTGGAGGGTCGCTGA
- a CDS encoding winged helix-turn-helix domain-containing protein, whose translation MEIGSRAFDLLHILLRARGRVVARADLFRHVWPMTTVDDSNLRFQISCLRRALGKDRELLKTVPGRGYMLAAEVTVQSPSVAYPAAAEAVAALARPVDDAGDPERLRGLLRSVLDELWAMSREAREAGAPPQASDKRAGEAPVQVGAPRNKARPPQASYPDRNATESVL comes from the coding sequence GTGGAGATCGGCAGCCGGGCGTTCGACCTGCTGCACATTCTTCTGCGTGCGCGAGGGCGCGTTGTGGCGCGGGCAGACCTGTTCCGTCATGTCTGGCCAATGACGACCGTCGATGACAGCAATCTACGTTTCCAGATCTCCTGCCTGCGCAGGGCGCTCGGCAAGGACCGCGAACTGCTCAAGACGGTGCCTGGCCGCGGCTACATGCTGGCGGCCGAAGTTACCGTCCAAAGCCCCAGCGTCGCTTATCCGGCCGCGGCGGAGGCTGTCGCGGCGCTGGCAAGGCCAGTCGACGATGCTGGGGATCCCGAGCGTTTGCGCGGCCTGCTTCGGTCGGTGCTCGACGAACTTTGGGCGATGTCACGCGAAGCGCGTGAGGCCGGCGCGCCTCCGCAGGCGTCCGATAAACGCGCCGGAGAGGCTCCTGTCCAAGTGGGCGCGCCCCGCAACAAGGCCCGGCCGCCCCAAGCGTCCTATCCAGATCGAAACGCCACGGAGTCAGTATTATGA
- a CDS encoding TonB-dependent receptor, with translation MAQAALLCATAATLALAAPAAAQTYAVPVDVRGGPLPEALIDLAEQTGAEVLFDRNRIGGFRSSPVRGRMTADAAFAKLLTGTNLVVRRSPSGMWVVEPPSAPPMERLDVTLPELLVVGRRSQNADIRRLETDIQPYRVVSGDEITSANRDHLDQFLRARVPSNTSASPPSLDTRGETISEVDLRGIGPSGTLVLIDGRRMPSIPVTVFGFRQTDINAVPLHAIERIEILTGAAGGIHGFGALGGVVNVVLARDRPGVETHATAGLSSRGDAGQFSLEGRIGFTSSDSRTDVDLYVGGSRSEPLANGRRRYLDADRQISAANAPRQIVALGPNANSVFVASSSGGSSLTFKPQYGGATIPSNITFLPVGLSGVPDDLVGALTRNAGRFDAGLSEGMAEAPIGSSPQLGALLANVRHRFDGGIETYLDVVMLWNRGDYRGQGRDPVEFLPASSPNNPFTRDIQISYPLNGPAWRRTSEVMTSRYTAGVLFPLAVGWKGAADLAIGRAQYDYAQQTREYSNFLRPPNVRAPNPFGEWTAFQTAASAYISNSISRQTIKNDFTDVALRLSGPVFRTTQGPATLSLLAERRVEEVPGYAIRTDGDAGLSIANIASRKSATSSLYAELRTRVFGDDAPVEVLRALEVQLAVREDTETDEFARNPRAPTTTERLKARFHATTYTLGAKVSPAPWLTLRGSYATGATPPALPALIEVVVSPSLLGGERDPKRPGEVMGNEVRSP, from the coding sequence ATGGCGCAAGCGGCGCTTCTTTGCGCAACGGCGGCCACCTTGGCTCTCGCCGCGCCAGCGGCTGCGCAAACCTACGCCGTTCCGGTGGATGTCCGCGGCGGCCCCTTGCCAGAAGCGCTCATTGACCTTGCAGAACAGACCGGCGCCGAAGTTCTTTTCGATCGGAATCGCATAGGCGGCTTCCGCTCGTCCCCGGTCCGCGGCCGCATGACCGCTGACGCGGCCTTTGCGAAGCTGCTGACCGGCACGAACCTCGTCGTGAGGCGCTCCCCGTCCGGAATGTGGGTTGTAGAGCCGCCGTCCGCGCCACCCATGGAGCGACTGGATGTGACCTTGCCCGAGCTGCTGGTGGTAGGTCGTCGTAGCCAGAACGCCGACATCCGCCGACTGGAGACTGATATCCAACCCTATCGGGTGGTCTCCGGCGACGAGATCACCAGCGCCAACCGGGACCATCTAGACCAGTTCCTGCGAGCCCGGGTGCCGTCAAACACCAGCGCGTCGCCTCCCAGTCTGGACACGAGAGGCGAGACCATTTCCGAAGTTGATCTTCGGGGCATCGGGCCGAGCGGCACTCTGGTTCTGATCGATGGCCGGCGCATGCCGAGCATCCCCGTCACCGTGTTCGGCTTTCGGCAAACCGACATCAACGCTGTGCCCCTGCACGCCATCGAGCGGATTGAAATTCTGACAGGTGCGGCGGGCGGCATCCATGGGTTCGGTGCCTTAGGCGGCGTAGTCAATGTTGTCCTTGCACGGGATCGGCCGGGGGTCGAGACCCACGCCACCGCAGGTCTCTCCTCGCGGGGCGATGCGGGCCAATTCAGTCTGGAGGGCCGAATTGGCTTCACTTCAAGCGACAGTCGAACCGATGTTGATCTCTACGTTGGCGGTTCGCGATCTGAGCCGTTGGCGAACGGCCGACGCCGCTACCTCGACGCGGACCGTCAGATCAGCGCGGCCAATGCTCCGAGGCAGATCGTGGCGCTGGGCCCCAACGCCAATTCGGTGTTCGTCGCCAGCTCAAGCGGCGGAAGCTCCCTGACCTTCAAGCCCCAGTATGGCGGCGCCACCATCCCTTCCAACATCACCTTCCTTCCGGTGGGCTTGTCAGGCGTCCCGGACGATCTGGTCGGCGCCCTCACGCGCAACGCGGGGCGCTTCGACGCGGGGCTCTCCGAGGGGATGGCGGAAGCGCCAATCGGGTCATCGCCCCAACTCGGCGCGCTGCTGGCCAATGTCCGACATCGATTTGACGGCGGGATCGAGACCTATCTGGACGTGGTGATGCTTTGGAACAGGGGAGACTACCGAGGTCAGGGCCGCGACCCCGTCGAATTCCTACCCGCAAGTTCACCGAACAACCCGTTCACCCGGGACATCCAGATTTCGTATCCGCTTAATGGACCCGCCTGGCGCCGGACATCGGAGGTCATGACCTCGCGGTATACCGCGGGGGTCCTCTTCCCGCTCGCGGTCGGCTGGAAGGGGGCGGCCGATCTCGCCATTGGGCGTGCGCAGTATGACTACGCGCAGCAGACGCGTGAGTATTCGAACTTCCTTCGGCCGCCCAACGTCCGCGCCCCCAACCCTTTCGGCGAGTGGACCGCATTCCAGACAGCAGCGTCCGCCTACATTTCCAACTCGATCAGCAGGCAAACGATCAAGAACGATTTCACGGACGTCGCCTTGCGATTGTCCGGGCCTGTGTTTCGCACCACTCAGGGTCCAGCGACCCTAAGCCTGCTCGCTGAAAGGCGGGTGGAGGAGGTCCCCGGTTACGCCATCCGCACTGATGGCGACGCGGGTCTGTCGATCGCCAACATCGCTTCGCGAAAGAGCGCCACCTCCTCGCTCTACGCCGAACTGAGAACCCGTGTGTTCGGCGACGACGCCCCGGTGGAGGTCCTTCGCGCCCTTGAGGTCCAGCTCGCAGTTCGTGAGGACACCGAGACTGATGAATTCGCGCGAAATCCGCGCGCGCCGACCACCACGGAGCGCTTGAAGGCGAGGTTCCACGCCACGACCTACACCCTCGGCGCCAAGGTCTCTCCGGCGCCTTGGCTGACCTTGCGCGGGAGCTACGCCACCGGAGCGACCCCGCCGGCGCTGCCTGCGCTGATCGAAGTCGTCGTGAGCCCTTCATTGTTGGGAGGCGAACGCGATCCCAAGCGACCGGGGGAGGTGATGGGAAACGAGGTCCGCTCACCTTGA